From the genome of Patagioenas fasciata isolate bPatFas1 chromosome 17, bPatFas1.hap1, whole genome shotgun sequence, one region includes:
- the TESC gene encoding calcineurin B homologous protein 3: MGSAHSVPAEMRELADRTGFTSEQIEHLHRRFKQLSRDQLTIRKENFDSIPDLEFNPIRAKIVHAFFDKRNLRPESDGLADEINFEDFLTIMSYFRPIEMNMDEEQLDRFRKEKLKFLFHMYDSDHDGKITLQEYRNVVEELLSGNPHLEKESARSIADGAMMEAASICVGQMGPDQVYEGITFEDFLKMWQGIDIETKMHVRFLNMETIAHCY, encoded by the exons atgGGCTCCGCGCACTCCGTGCCCGCCGAGATGCGGGAGTTGGCCGACAGGACCGGCT TTACGTCAGAGCAGATCGAGCACCTGCACCGGCGATTCAAGCAGCTGAGCCGCGACCAGCTGACCATCCG CAAGGAGAATTTCGACAGCATCCCTGACCTGGAGTTCAACCCAATTAGGGCCAAAATCGTTCATGCCTTTTTCGACAAGCG GAACCTGCGCCCGGAGTCAGATGGGCTGGCGGATGAGATAAACTTCGAAGACTTCCTGACCATCATGTCCTACTTCAGACCCATCGAGATGAACATGGACGAGGAGCAGCTCGATCGCTTCCGCAAAGAGAAACTCAAAT TCCTCTTCCACATGTACGACTCAGACCACGACGGGAAGATCACGCTGCAGGAATACAGAAAT GTGGTGGAGGAGCTGCTGTCGGGGAACCCCCACCTGGAGAAGGAGTCGGCGCGGTCCATCGCTGACGGGGCCATGATGGAGGCGGCCAGCATCTGTGTGGGACAAATG GGCCCGGACCAGGTGTACGAGGGCATCACCTTCGAAGATTTCCTGAAG ATGTGGCAGGGGATCGACATCGAAACCAAGATGCACGTTCGCTTCCTCAACATGGAGACCATCGCGCACTGCTACTGA
- the FBXO21 gene encoding F-box only protein 21, translating to MAAAESPDPAAAAPGGPEPDGMGLTDLPGELLELILCCDVLGAADIGRVSCTCRRLREACQPRGKVWRERFRLRWPSLLKYYSHTDGVSWLEEYKARHNAGLEAQRIVASFSKRFFSEHVPCDGFSDIETLGCPSHFFEDELMCILNMEGRKGLTWKYYAKKILYFLRQQNILKNLKEYLQRPTDRQSFLEGAVLIDQYCNPLSDICLKSVQAQVDDITDKVRKVLRTKNPRHPSLASKAGEVLIPEVELQRQVLDAMNCVLYEQLKYKGNELDYYNSLNSYIHQVLIRRTGIPISLSVLYLTIARQLGVKLEPVNFPSHFLLRWCQGKEGSTDIFDYTYIDAFGKGKQLTVKECEYLIGHHVTEEFYGVVTSKEVLQRMVGNLLNLGKRESTDQSYQLLRDSLDLYLAMYPDNVQHLMLQARLYFHLGIWPEKVLDILQHIQALDPSQHGAVGYLVQHTLEHIERRKEEVGPEVKYRSDEKHKDVCFSIGLIMKHKRYGYNCVIYGWDPACMMGHEWIRNMNVHSLTHGPHQPFYNVLVEDGSCRYAAQENLEYNSEPREIPHPDIGRYFSEFTGIHYLANTELEIRYPEDMDLTRVTVQMIYSSGKE from the exons atggcggcggcggagAGCCCGGacccggcggcggcggcaccggggGGGCCCGAGCCCGACGGGATGGGCCTGACGGACCTGCCGGGCGAGCTGCTGGAGCTGATCCTCTGCTGCGACGTACTGGGAGCCGCCGACATCGGGCGGGTGTCGTGCACCTGCCGCCGGCTGCGGGAGGCGTGCCAGCCCCGCGGGAAGGTGTGGCGGGAGCGCTTCCGCCTCAG GTGGCCGTCACTGCTGAAGTATTACAGCCACACAGACGGTGTCAGCTGGCTTGAAGAGTACAAAGCACGGCACAACGCTGGTCTAGAAGCCCAGAGAATTGTAGCATCATTCTCCAAAAGGTTCTTTTCAGAACAT GTCCCCTGTGATGGATTCAGTGACATTGAGACTCTCGGGTGCCCAAGTCATTTTTTTGAGGATGAGCTGATGTGTATCCTTAACATGGAAGGAAG GAAAGGTCTCACCTGGAAGTACTATGCAAAGAAAATTCTATACTTCTTACGGCaacagaatatattaaaaaacctGAAGGAATATCTTCAACGCCCGACTGATCGGCAGTCGTTTTTGGAGG gtgCTGTTTTAATTGACCAGTACTGTAACCCGCTGTCAGACATCTGCTTAAAAAGCGTCCAGGCACAGGTGGATGATATCACAGATAAAGTGCGCAAAGTCCTGCGGACGAAAAATCCAAGGCACCCCAGCTTGGCTTCCAAGGCAG GAGAGGTCCTGATTCCAGAAGTGGAGCTTCAGCGGCAGGTGCTTGATGCTATGAATTGTGTCCTGTATGAGCAGTTAAAATACAAAGGGAATGAACTGGATTACTATAACTCCCTGAATTCTTACATTCACCAG GTTTTGATCCGCAGGACGGGAATTCCCATCAGTTTGTCTGTGCTTTATTTAACAATTGCCAGGCAGCTGGGAGTCAAACTTGAACCTGTCAACTTCCCAAGCCATTTTCTACTGCGATGGTGTCAAGGGAAAGAAGG AAGCACAGATATTTTTGACTACACCTACATCGATGCCTTtgggaaggggaagcagctgacGGTGAAGGAGTGCGAGTACCTAATTGGCCACCATGTGACAGAAGAGTTCTACGGAGTGGTGACTTCCAAAGAGGTCTTGCAGCGGATGGTGGGAAATCTCTTAAACCTTGGCAAGCG GGAAAGCACTGATCAGTCTTACCAACTCTTGAGAGACTCGTTGGATCTGTACCTGGCCATGTATCCGGACAATGTGCAGCATCTGATGCTCCAGGCCAGGTTATACTTCCACCTGGGAATCTGGCCAGAAAAG GTTCTGGACATCTTGCAGCATATTCAGGCTTTGGACCCATCCCAGCATGGGGCTGTCGGGTACTTGGTTCAACATACCCTGGAGCATATTGAGCGCCGAAAAGAGGAGGTGGGACCTGAGGTGAAGTACCGTTCAGATGAGAAGCACAAGGACGTCTGCTTTTCCATTGGGCTCATTATGAAACACAAGAG atacggctataactgcgtgatttatGGCTGGGATCCCGCCTGCATGATGGGGCATGAATGGATCCGAAATATGAACGTCCACAGCCTTACCCATGGCCCCCACCAGCCTTTCTACAACGTGCTGGTGGAAGATGGTTCTTGCAGATATGCTGCTCAAG AGAACCTGGAATACAACTCTGAGCCTCGGGAAATCCCTCACCCTGACATCGGCCGCTATTTTTCAGAGTTTACTGGCATTCACTACCTAGCAAATACCGAGCTAGAAATTCGGTACCCGGAGGACATGGACCTGACACGTGTCACAGTTCAGATGATCTACAGCTCAGGCAAGGAGTGA